Part of the Deltaproteobacteria bacterium genome is shown below.
ACCCGCGTGCGCGCCTTCATCGGCTTCCTGGCGGTGATGCGCGGCTACGAGCTGGACGCGCCCAACACCGGGTACCTGGTGCCGGCCATGATCGCCTGGGGGGTCAACCCGCAGCTCTGCCGCGGCACCTCCCACGCACTCGGCGACAACCTGGCGCACATGCTGTCGCACAACGGCGTGGACTACATCGAGGCCGTGGGCGTCGAGCGCATCCTGGTGGACGGCGGGCACGCCACCGGAGTGGTGCTGGAAGACGGCACGGTGGTACACGTCAAGCGCTTCGTCGCTTCCAACGTGAACCCGGTGGAGACCTTCATCAAGCTCGTGGGAGCGGAGAATCTCGACACGGAGTTCAGCGCCAAGGCGGCGGCCTTCAAGTTCTCCAAGACCACGCCGATCTTCGCCACGAACCTGGCTCTGAACGAGCGGCCCCGCTACATCACCGAGGACGAGCATCCCGAGGTGGGCGAGAGCTTCATGCACATCGTCGGGCTGGAGACCTACGAAGAACTGCGGAACCTGTTCGACGACTGCCGCTCCGGACAGTTGCCGCGCAAGCCCTTCATGAACGGCGCCACCCCCTCGTACCACGACCCCAGCCAGGCGCCGCCGGGCAAGGCCACCGCGTTCATGTGGCAGCTCTCGCCGTACAACCTGTGGGGCAATCCACTGAACTGGGACAAGGTCCGGAGCGAGTGGTTCGACCGGCAACTCGCCGTGTGGCGCCAATACGCGCCCAACCTCACCGATGACAACATCCTGTCGCGCGACTCCACCACGCCACTCGACATCGAACGCCACGACCGCAACATGTACGAGGGCGACTGGATGGTGGGCGAATACACCGGAGACCAGGCGCTGGAAAACCGCCCCTTCCCCGGCTGGGGCCACTACCGCACCCCCGTCTCCGGGCTCTACCTGTGCGGCAGCTCCTGTCATCCCGGCGGCAACATCACCGGGGCGCCCGGATACAACGCCGCCCAGACCATCGCCCGGGACCTGGGTCTGAATCTCTGGTGGGAGCCGCTGGACCTGCGCCGGCAGCTACAGGAAATGAACGAGCGCGCGGCGGCGGCAGCCAGCGCGGCGGGCTAGCCGCACCCTTTCGCCGTCATTCCCGCGAAAGCGGGAATCCAGGGATGGCGAAGCGGGGAACGCCGCTGTAGTGCCCCACCACCGCCCCTGGATTCCCGCTTTCGCGGGAATGACGATCCGGGGGGTCTGGCGAGAATGACGGTTTGGGGCGTGCTGAGAACTTCACGAATGCAGGTAGGACATGGGACGACTCGATAACAAGGTCGCCATCGTAACCGGTGGGGCGCGCAACATCGGCGCGGTGTATGCGCGGACGCTGG
Proteins encoded:
- a CDS encoding NAD(P)/FAD-dependent oxidoreductase, with protein sequence MAKVMHYDGVVIGAGHNGMICAGYLGKSGQKILVIEKNMEVGGGLDSHEDRNYPGFWHNIHSVFHRGLMMLPWFQDLEMENMGIHYYKPDPGVVQHFLDRTYLGWFADVERTIATIEQYSARDAASFRDIWSRWQPVVKNIVFPETYCPPIPIGEKRTLLEGLPEGREYLRYFDTTPEQFILEHFENTRVRAFIGFLAVMRGYELDAPNTGYLVPAMIAWGVNPQLCRGTSHALGDNLAHMLSHNGVDYIEAVGVERILVDGGHATGVVLEDGTVVHVKRFVASNVNPVETFIKLVGAENLDTEFSAKAAAFKFSKTTPIFATNLALNERPRYITEDEHPEVGESFMHIVGLETYEELRNLFDDCRSGQLPRKPFMNGATPSYHDPSQAPPGKATAFMWQLSPYNLWGNPLNWDKVRSEWFDRQLAVWRQYAPNLTDDNILSRDSTTPLDIERHDRNMYEGDWMVGEYTGDQALENRPFPGWGHYRTPVSGLYLCGSSCHPGGNITGAPGYNAAQTIARDLGLNLWWEPLDLRRQLQEMNERAAAAASAAG